From Haloarcula sp. CBA1127, a single genomic window includes:
- a CDS encoding DUF2304 domain-containing protein, whose product MVFGFDYSLVNLLSLVVGLAFLANGFIIVRSERESLELFVMSLLLGTGLIVVAIVPNVFEVVARLLGLEWKARAILVISNLTLFVAVTYLLNRIGHMYDRLSRLNEELSLLRSELEEHQLQTEDKQDE is encoded by the coding sequence ATGGTCTTTGGATTCGACTACTCACTGGTTAACCTCCTGTCGCTGGTCGTCGGGCTGGCGTTCCTCGCGAACGGATTTATCATCGTCAGAAGCGAACGCGAGTCGCTGGAGCTGTTCGTGATGTCGCTACTGCTCGGCACGGGACTCATCGTCGTTGCTATCGTCCCCAACGTGTTCGAGGTCGTGGCGCGGCTGCTCGGTCTGGAGTGGAAAGCCCGGGCCATCCTCGTCATCTCGAACCTGACGCTGTTTGTGGCGGTGACGTACCTGCTCAACCGCATCGGGCACATGTACGACCGGCTGTCGCGGCTGAACGAGGAGCTGAGTCTCCTCCGGAGCGAACTTGAGGAACACCAGCTACAGACCGAGGACAAACAGGATGAGTAA
- a CDS encoding Zn-ribbon domain-containing OB-fold protein, with translation MTESAQDGEYDAWLDSIESDDGYYLECSNGHGWLPPRRVCPRCHDQDLSEVGLPESGEIASHTTITVPTPQFEDDAPYVTAIADFGPVSVTGLVRDVDPEDVATGDVVGIDVGERVTTGERAVVFRPR, from the coding sequence ATGACTGAATCCGCACAAGACGGCGAGTACGACGCGTGGCTCGACAGCATCGAATCGGACGACGGGTACTACCTCGAATGTTCGAACGGCCACGGCTGGTTGCCGCCCCGGCGGGTGTGCCCGCGCTGTCACGACCAGGACCTCTCGGAGGTAGGCCTGCCGGAGTCCGGCGAAATCGCGAGCCACACGACGATTACCGTCCCGACGCCGCAGTTCGAAGACGACGCGCCCTACGTCACCGCCATCGCTGACTTCGGACCGGTTTCGGTCACCGGACTCGTCCGTGATGTGGACCCAGAAGACGTTGCCACCGGCGACGTGGTCGGCATCGATGTCGGCGAACGCGTGACGACCGGCGAGAGAGCGGTCGTGTTCCGACCGCGCTAG
- a CDS encoding alpha/beta fold hydrolase, with the protein MKLRKALGAVVGAVGATAAANRVLQSRAGAFEPMLDGEQGTYRWRGFDIAYTEAGDPSDPDLVLFHGINAAASSHEFHTVFDTLAEDYHVIAPDLPGFGQTDRPPLLYSASLYTAFVRDFIEDNTTDATVVASSLTGAYAASAAQEVDVKELVLICPTDSSMGNRTVWLRSLLRAPVIGEAIYNLTVSKPSIRHFHADHGYYDMDNLTEEVIDYEWQSGHQSGARFAPASFVSGFLDPEDDLGDVLASLDVPVTLVWGEDADITPLSKGRDLAEQADAMLVVFGDSLLLPHVEHPGEFVDVVRDRVTSVTVEN; encoded by the coding sequence ATGAAACTCCGCAAGGCGCTCGGTGCGGTCGTTGGTGCGGTCGGCGCGACAGCCGCTGCCAACCGCGTGCTGCAGTCGCGGGCCGGCGCGTTCGAACCGATGCTCGACGGGGAACAGGGGACGTACCGCTGGCGCGGGTTCGATATCGCGTACACTGAAGCTGGCGACCCGTCGGACCCGGACCTCGTGTTGTTCCACGGCATCAACGCCGCTGCCAGCAGCCACGAGTTCCACACGGTGTTCGACACGCTGGCGGAGGATTACCACGTCATCGCGCCGGACCTGCCGGGCTTCGGGCAGACGGACCGGCCGCCGCTGCTGTACTCGGCATCGCTGTACACGGCCTTTGTACGGGATTTTATCGAGGACAACACCACCGACGCGACTGTCGTCGCGTCGTCGCTGACCGGGGCCTACGCCGCCAGCGCGGCACAGGAGGTCGACGTGAAGGAACTCGTCCTCATTTGCCCGACTGACAGTTCGATGGGGAATCGCACTGTCTGGCTCCGCTCGCTCCTGCGCGCCCCCGTCATCGGCGAGGCAATCTACAACCTCACCGTCTCGAAACCCTCCATCCGGCACTTCCACGCCGACCACGGCTACTACGACATGGACAATCTCACCGAGGAAGTCATCGACTACGAGTGGCAGAGCGGCCACCAGTCCGGCGCGCGCTTCGCGCCGGCGTCGTTCGTCTCCGGCTTCCTCGACCCGGAAGACGACCTCGGTGACGTACTGGCCAGCCTCGACGTGCCCGTGACGCTGGTCTGGGGGGAGGACGCCGACATCACGCCGCTGTCGAAGGGTCGTGACTTGGCCGAGCAGGCGGACGCGATGCTCGTGGTGTTTGGCGATTCGCTGCTTCTGCCCCACGTCGAACACCCCGGTGAGTTCGTCGACGTGGTCCGCGACAGAGTGACCTCTGTAACAGTCGAAAACTGA
- a CDS encoding glycosyltransferase family 2 protein — MRTVAVIPAYNESNTIGSVIDGTSRYVDEVVVVDDGSSDDTAAIAREHGAHVVTHVFNTGVGGAVRTGYQYAIRHGYDFVVQVDADGQHDPEKIPTLLDHAEDADMVIGSRYLNESIDDYPLIRRLGITFFTTVVRKLGGIDITDVTSGFRVYRVSALQDILHRSDNHWAVEQTLDAAQRGQRIEEVSIEMPIRDEGESQFSLDTLVLYPLRMTDTVFRVLLFR, encoded by the coding sequence GTGCGAACAGTCGCCGTCATCCCCGCGTACAACGAGTCGAACACCATCGGGTCGGTGATCGACGGAACGAGCCGCTACGTCGACGAGGTCGTCGTCGTCGACGACGGGTCGTCGGACGACACCGCGGCAATCGCTCGGGAGCACGGCGCACACGTCGTCACACACGTCTTTAACACCGGCGTTGGCGGGGCCGTCAGGACGGGCTACCAGTACGCAATCCGCCACGGCTACGACTTCGTCGTGCAGGTCGACGCCGACGGCCAACACGACCCGGAGAAGATTCCGACCCTGCTTGACCACGCCGAGGACGCCGACATGGTCATCGGCAGCCGCTACCTGAACGAGAGCATCGACGACTACCCGCTCATCAGGCGGCTTGGAATCACGTTCTTCACGACCGTCGTGCGGAAACTCGGCGGCATCGACATCACCGATGTGACCAGCGGCTTCCGCGTCTACCGTGTGTCGGCACTACAGGACATCCTCCACCGCTCGGACAACCACTGGGCGGTCGAACAGACGCTTGATGCGGCCCAGCGCGGCCAGCGGATCGAAGAGGTATCGATAGAAATGCCGATCCGTGACGAGGGCGAGTCACAGTTCAGCCTCGACACGCTCGTGCTCTACCCGCTCCGGATGACTGACACGGTGTTTCGCGTCCTCCTCTTTCGCTAA
- the meaB gene encoding methylmalonyl Co-A mutase-associated GTPase MeaB: protein MSDLVADLLAGKHSALARVITLIENRSSGYREIISDLHQHTGTADVIGVTGSPGAGKSTLVDKVAATYREQGQTVGVIAIDPSSPFSGGAVLGDRIRMASNAGDMDMFFRSMSARGSLGGLSTATTDAVTALDAFGKDKIIVETVGAGQNEVDIVRTADTVAVLVPPGSGDDVQMLKAGILEIGDVFVVNKADLDGADRTVQQLREMLQGQSGRPDSGHHGATELVGDHGDTSTDDADDEADESETWNPPIVETVANRGEGVEDFLDALANHGAYLDRTGRREGQARERFAAEIRTLLREDANELLVDELDRRGGIEQYVDAVIERHTDPYTVVDEVLEPLRECLDEPRNGN, encoded by the coding sequence ATGAGCGACCTCGTCGCTGACCTGCTTGCGGGCAAGCACAGCGCCCTCGCCAGAGTCATCACACTGATAGAGAACCGGTCGTCGGGGTACCGAGAGATAATCTCCGACCTCCATCAACACACCGGCACAGCCGACGTTATCGGCGTCACCGGCAGCCCCGGTGCGGGCAAGTCCACGCTGGTCGACAAGGTCGCAGCGACCTACCGCGAGCAGGGCCAGACCGTCGGCGTCATCGCTATCGACCCGTCCTCGCCGTTCTCCGGCGGCGCGGTGCTCGGCGACCGGATACGGATGGCCTCAAACGCCGGCGACATGGATATGTTCTTCCGGTCGATGTCTGCTCGTGGCTCCCTCGGTGGGCTGTCGACGGCGACGACCGACGCCGTGACCGCGCTGGACGCGTTCGGCAAGGACAAAATCATCGTCGAGACAGTCGGCGCCGGGCAAAACGAAGTCGACATCGTCCGCACCGCCGATACCGTCGCCGTGCTCGTGCCGCCGGGGAGCGGCGACGACGTCCAGATGCTCAAGGCCGGCATCCTCGAAATCGGTGACGTGTTCGTGGTCAACAAGGCCGACCTCGATGGGGCCGACCGGACCGTCCAGCAACTCCGGGAGATGCTACAGGGACAGAGTGGACGCCCGGACTCCGGCCATCACGGCGCGACCGAACTCGTCGGTGACCATGGTGACACGTCCACCGATGACGCCGACGATGAGGCAGATGAGTCGGAGACGTGGAATCCGCCCATCGTTGAGACAGTCGCCAATCGGGGCGAGGGTGTCGAGGACTTCTTGGACGCGCTTGCCAACCACGGCGCGTATCTGGACCGAACCGGCCGTCGAGAGGGGCAAGCCCGAGAGCGATTCGCCGCCGAGATTCGAACCCTGCTTCGGGAGGACGCCAACGAACTACTGGTCGACGAGCTTGACCGCCGCGGCGGCATCGAACAGTACGTCGACGCCGTCATCGAGCGCCACACTGACCCGTACACGGTCGTCGACGAGGTGCTCGAACCGCTCCGAGAGTGTCTCGACGAGCCTCGCAACGGGAACTAG
- a CDS encoding cobalamin B12-binding domain-containing protein, translating to MSVEQEQTERTIRCLVAKVGLDGHDRGAHVIARALRDAGFEVIYSGLHRAPDEVVQAAVQEDVDVVGISILSGAHNTLVPKILDGLKEYDAFDDRLILVGGIVPDDDQEELRGQGVDEIFGPGASMEEMIDYIHENAPER from the coding sequence ATGAGTGTCGAGCAGGAGCAGACGGAACGGACCATCAGGTGTCTGGTGGCGAAAGTCGGACTCGACGGACACGACCGGGGCGCACACGTCATCGCACGGGCGCTCCGTGACGCTGGCTTTGAAGTGATTTACTCAGGGCTCCACCGAGCGCCTGACGAAGTCGTGCAGGCCGCCGTGCAGGAGGACGTGGACGTCGTCGGTATCTCCATCCTCTCCGGGGCGCACAACACGCTCGTCCCGAAAATTCTCGACGGGCTGAAGGAGTACGACGCGTTCGACGACCGGCTCATCCTCGTCGGCGGCATCGTCCCGGACGACGACCAGGAGGAACTCCGCGGGCAGGGCGTCGACGAGATATTCGGCCCGGGCGCGTCCATGGAGGAGATGATCGACTACATCCACGAGAACGCGCCCGAGCGATGA